The following proteins are co-located in the Streptomyces bottropensis ATCC 25435 genome:
- a CDS encoding thiamine ABC transporter substrate-binding protein produces MHIRTFVAAAVGLGLVTLSACGSSSDDTGSGGSRTVTLVSHGSFAYSKDVLKAFEKESGYKVKVLKSGDAGQAVNQAILTKDNPQGDVFFGVDNTLLSRALDNGLFQPYEAKGLHKVGAAYQLDKAEHRVTPIDSGDICVNYDKAYFSEKKIEPPTSFDDLIKPEYKDLLVTENASTSSPGLGFVLGTAARYGDDGWEGYWEKLKANGVKVVDGWEQAYYQEFSGSTDGRKAGGDRPLVVSYASSPPAEVVYADPRPKTAPTGVAEGTCFRQIEFAGLLSNAQNAEGGKALIDFLISKRFQEDMPLNMFVYPVVEGASVPAEFTEYGPAAKDPETMAPKKIAENRDQWVKSWTSLVLK; encoded by the coding sequence CCAGGACCGTCACGCTCGTCAGCCACGGCTCCTTCGCCTACTCCAAGGACGTGTTGAAGGCGTTCGAGAAGGAGTCCGGGTACAAGGTCAAGGTCCTCAAGAGCGGGGACGCGGGGCAGGCCGTCAACCAGGCGATCCTCACCAAGGACAACCCGCAGGGCGACGTCTTCTTCGGCGTCGACAACACGCTGCTCTCCCGCGCGCTCGACAACGGCCTCTTCCAGCCGTACGAGGCGAAGGGACTCCACAAGGTCGGCGCCGCGTACCAGCTGGACAAGGCCGAGCACCGGGTCACGCCCATCGACTCCGGTGACATCTGCGTCAACTACGACAAGGCGTACTTCAGCGAGAAGAAGATCGAGCCGCCGACGTCGTTCGACGATCTGATCAAGCCCGAGTACAAGGATCTCCTCGTCACCGAGAACGCCTCCACGTCCTCGCCCGGGCTCGGCTTCGTCCTCGGTACGGCCGCCCGGTACGGGGACGACGGCTGGGAGGGCTACTGGGAGAAGCTCAAGGCCAACGGCGTGAAGGTCGTCGACGGCTGGGAGCAGGCGTACTACCAGGAGTTCTCCGGGTCGACGGACGGCAGGAAGGCCGGCGGCGACCGGCCGCTCGTGGTGTCGTACGCGTCCTCGCCGCCCGCCGAGGTCGTCTACGCGGACCCGCGGCCGAAGACCGCGCCGACCGGGGTCGCCGAGGGCACCTGCTTCCGGCAGATCGAGTTCGCGGGGCTGCTGAGCAACGCGCAGAACGCCGAGGGCGGCAAGGCGCTGATCGACTTCCTGATCTCGAAGAGGTTCCAGGAGGACATGCCGCTCAACATGTTCGTGTACCCGGTGGTCGAAGGCGCCTCCGTGCCCGCCGAGTTCACCGAGTACGGACCCGCGGCGAAGGACCCCGAGACCATGGCGCCGAAGAAGATCGCCGAGAACCGTGACCAGTGGGTCAAGTCGTGGACCTCGCTCGTACTGAAGTAG